The following coding sequences are from one Paenibacillus stellifer window:
- a CDS encoding class I SAM-dependent methyltransferase — MYMARDWQDYEIIDTGGGEKLERWGDVILRRPDPQIIWPLANESAQWKNVHGHYHRSSSGGGHWEMKKSIPDSWSISYGKLKFHLRPTNFKHTGLFPEQAANWSWMMDKIAGAGRKIQVLNLFAYTGGATVAAAAAGASVVHVDAAKGMVQWAKENLQLSGLGERPVRFITDDVFKFVQREERRGNKYDAIIMDPPSYGRGPGGEMWKLEQSLYPFLESCLSIMSDQPLFLLINSYTTGISPTVLENMLAMTMKSRYGGSISSGEIGLPITASGLHLPCGILGRWES, encoded by the coding sequence ATGTACATGGCCCGGGATTGGCAGGATTACGAAATTATCGATACAGGCGGCGGAGAAAAGCTGGAGCGCTGGGGGGACGTCATTCTGCGGAGACCTGATCCGCAGATCATTTGGCCTCTGGCCAACGAATCGGCACAATGGAAAAATGTGCACGGGCATTATCACCGCAGCTCCTCCGGCGGCGGCCATTGGGAAATGAAGAAGAGCATACCGGACAGCTGGAGCATCTCCTACGGCAAGCTGAAATTCCACCTGCGTCCGACCAATTTCAAGCATACAGGGCTGTTCCCGGAACAGGCGGCCAACTGGAGCTGGATGATGGACAAGATCGCCGGTGCGGGACGCAAGATCCAGGTTCTGAATCTGTTCGCTTATACCGGCGGAGCCACCGTTGCCGCGGCCGCAGCCGGCGCCTCCGTCGTCCATGTGGATGCCGCCAAAGGGATGGTGCAGTGGGCGAAGGAGAACCTTCAGCTCTCCGGTCTGGGCGAGCGCCCCGTCCGTTTCATTACGGACGATGTCTTCAAGTTCGTGCAGCGTGAGGAGCGCCGGGGGAATAAATACGACGCCATTATTATGGACCCGCCTTCGTACGGAAGAGGTCCAGGCGGAGAAATGTGGAAGCTGGAGCAGAGCCTCTACCCCTTCCTTGAAAGCTGTCTGTCCATTATGAGCGACCAGCCGCTCTTTCTCCTGATCAATTCGTATACGACCGGCATTTCGCCTACGGTTCTGGAGAATATGCTGGCGATGACGATGAAGTCCCGGTACGGCGGTTCGATCAGTTCGGGAGAAATCGGACTGCCGATAACGGCTTCCGGTCTCCATCTGCCATGCGGTATTCTTGGCCGCTGGGAGTCTTAA
- a CDS encoding nitrogenase component 1: MSQSVEQIRHVCALGAFESVLAIKRAVPIVHSGPGCVSKLMVTLGTQNGHQGSGYVGGHAIPCTNASEKEVVFGGTDQLRNLITNTFDVIDGDLFVVLTGCTSDIIGDDIGEVARKFKKSGKPIVYVETGGFKGSNLVGHELVLDAIIDQFLEPQPEIEPGLVNLWSVIPYQNTFWAGDIEQLNKLLSAIGLKLNTIFGPDSSIEAVRDIPKAQFNLVVSPWAGLRAAEHLQEKFGTPFLHYPVLPIGPTETSNFLRTVGEFAGIDPAIVESVILKEENRYYYYLERAADTLLETRLLPRRFSTVGDSLYTLGISRFLTNDLGLIPDKQFITEDTPLKHQKGVTTEFAKFTNDIVAETVFSNDGGYVEEELRKLKLRSRPLILGSSWERAVARDLNAYQLSISAPISNQMVLSKSYVGYDGALHLTEDIYSVILNDFM, encoded by the coding sequence ATGTCTCAGTCGGTTGAACAGATCCGTCATGTATGCGCACTGGGAGCGTTTGAATCGGTGCTGGCCATTAAAAGAGCCGTTCCGATTGTCCATTCCGGACCAGGCTGCGTATCCAAATTGATGGTAACCCTCGGGACCCAGAACGGACATCAGGGTTCAGGTTATGTAGGAGGACACGCCATTCCCTGCACGAACGCCTCCGAGAAAGAAGTGGTATTCGGCGGTACAGATCAGCTTCGCAATTTGATTACCAATACATTTGATGTCATTGACGGCGATCTGTTCGTCGTCCTTACGGGCTGCACCTCGGATATTATCGGTGACGATATTGGGGAGGTTGCCCGAAAGTTCAAGAAGAGCGGCAAGCCGATCGTGTATGTAGAAACTGGCGGATTCAAAGGAAGCAACCTGGTCGGGCATGAACTGGTCCTCGATGCCATTATCGACCAGTTTCTGGAGCCGCAGCCGGAAATTGAGCCCGGACTGGTCAATCTCTGGTCGGTAATTCCTTATCAGAATACATTCTGGGCCGGAGATATCGAGCAGCTGAACAAGCTGCTCTCCGCCATCGGGCTCAAGCTGAATACGATTTTTGGCCCCGATAGCAGTATTGAAGCCGTTCGCGATATCCCGAAAGCACAGTTCAATCTGGTAGTCTCGCCTTGGGCAGGATTACGGGCTGCCGAGCATTTGCAGGAGAAGTTCGGCACGCCGTTCCTGCATTACCCGGTGCTGCCGATCGGTCCGACGGAGACATCCAATTTCCTCAGAACTGTCGGCGAATTCGCCGGCATTGATCCAGCCATCGTCGAGAGCGTCATCCTGAAGGAAGAGAATCGGTATTACTATTACCTGGAAAGAGCTGCCGATACCTTGCTGGAGACACGTCTGCTGCCTAGACGGTTCTCAACGGTTGGCGACAGCCTGTACACGCTCGGGATTTCCAGGTTTCTGACCAATGACCTCGGACTGATTCCGGATAAGCAGTTCATCACCGAGGATACGCCGCTTAAGCACCAGAAAGGTGTTACAACCGAATTTGCGAAATTTACGAACGATATTGTGGCGGAGACGGTGTTCTCCAACGATGGTGGTTATGTGGAAGAGGAATTACGGAAGCTCAAGCTCAGAAGCCGCCCGCTCATCCTCGGCAGCTCCTGGGAGCGCGCGGTCGCCAGAGACCTGAACGCTTATCAGTTATCGATCTCTGCGCCGATCTCCAATCAAATGGTGCTGAGCAAATCTTATGTCGGTTATGACGGAGCGCTTCATCTGACGGAGGACATTTATTCGGTCATACTGAATGATTTTATGTAA
- a CDS encoding GNAT family N-acetyltransferase — protein sequence MTQIQTGEGRFYIAGEGKDLAEITYRLDENSGDLVIDHTFVSEDLRGQGAGEQLVRAVVDKARDERLKIVPECSYAAHQFKKHAEYSDVWSSNAPRG from the coding sequence ATGACACAAATTCAAACGGGAGAAGGACGATTCTATATTGCCGGCGAAGGCAAGGACCTGGCCGAAATTACATACAGATTGGATGAGAACAGCGGGGATCTCGTTATTGACCATACCTTTGTCTCCGAAGATCTGCGCGGTCAGGGAGCCGGCGAACAATTGGTGCGGGCTGTGGTGGACAAGGCCCGCGACGAGCGGCTGAAGATTGTACCGGAGTGCTCATATGCGGCACATCAATTCAAGAAACATGCGGAATATTCGGATGTATGGAGCAGTAACGCGCCAAGAGGATAG
- a CDS encoding APC family permease yields the protein MLSSIKRFLIGRPLKSNELGEQKLTKAKALAILSSDALSSVAYGPEQILIVLITVGAAAFWYSIPIAVGVLVLLAALILSYRQIIFAYPHGGGAYVVSKQNLGKYPGLIAGGSLLVDYILTVAVSVSAGTDAITSAFPSLHPYNVLIAVLFVCFITTLNLRGVTESASILAYPVYLFVLALFIMIGVGLFHIVTGQVPEGLHTPIGTPVAGISLFLLLRAFASGSSALTGVEAISNAIPNFKDPAPNNAAKTLAAMGILLACLFTGIVFLAYYYGISPMPDVTVVSQIAETTFGRNVMYFFVQGTTALILILAANTGYSAFPLLAVNLAKDKFIPRMFTVRGDRLGYSNGIIILGVLSILLIMAFEGKTEHLIPLYAVGVFIPFTLSQTGMIVKWNREKPPGWLPKLIINSTGALISLIVTVMFFLTKFPQVWPVLVFLPLIIYLFHRIRKHYEAVADQLRLSTCEPSIPIDGNVIILPVAGITHVVENSLNYAKTLSAHQIIAVYVAFEREDEAVFEEKWAKWQPDVRLVTLYSPYRSIIQPLVKFIDTVQRKASESNFKVTVIIPQFIPRKGWHNILHNQSGLLIRTNLLYRRNVVVTTVPFHLKK from the coding sequence ATGCTGTCATCCATCAAACGCTTTCTCATTGGACGTCCGCTCAAATCGAATGAATTAGGGGAACAAAAGCTGACCAAAGCGAAGGCGCTGGCCATTCTCTCTTCGGACGCGCTGTCGTCGGTGGCATATGGTCCGGAGCAGATCCTGATCGTACTGATTACGGTTGGCGCAGCGGCTTTCTGGTATTCCATTCCGATTGCGGTCGGCGTATTGGTGCTGCTGGCAGCTCTGATTTTGTCATATCGGCAAATTATTTTTGCCTATCCGCATGGAGGCGGCGCTTATGTCGTGTCGAAGCAGAACCTGGGGAAATATCCGGGACTCATTGCCGGGGGCTCGCTGCTGGTGGATTATATTCTGACGGTTGCGGTCAGCGTGTCCGCGGGGACCGATGCCATCACCTCGGCATTTCCGAGTCTGCATCCCTATAACGTGCTTATCGCGGTCCTGTTTGTCTGCTTCATTACGACTTTGAACCTGAGAGGGGTAACGGAGTCGGCTTCCATTCTGGCTTATCCGGTATATCTGTTCGTTCTTGCTTTATTTATCATGATCGGGGTAGGCTTGTTCCATATTGTAACCGGGCAGGTGCCTGAAGGGCTGCACACCCCCATCGGGACGCCGGTGGCTGGCATCTCGCTGTTCCTTCTTCTGCGGGCTTTTGCATCGGGCAGTTCGGCTTTGACCGGAGTGGAGGCCATCTCGAACGCCATTCCCAACTTCAAGGACCCGGCTCCGAACAATGCCGCCAAGACGCTTGCCGCCATGGGCATTTTGCTGGCCTGCCTGTTCACGGGAATCGTGTTCCTTGCCTACTATTACGGCATCAGCCCGATGCCAGACGTTACGGTCGTGTCCCAGATCGCCGAAACGACATTCGGCCGGAACGTGATGTACTTCTTCGTTCAGGGAACGACGGCTCTGATCCTGATTCTTGCCGCCAATACCGGTTATTCGGCATTCCCGCTGCTGGCGGTCAATCTGGCCAAGGATAAATTCATTCCGCGCATGTTCACAGTCCGGGGCGACCGGCTGGGGTATTCGAACGGAATCATCATTTTGGGCGTGTTGTCCATTCTGCTGATCATGGCCTTCGAAGGCAAGACTGAGCATTTGATTCCACTGTATGCGGTGGGGGTATTCATTCCTTTTACCTTGTCACAGACCGGCATGATCGTGAAGTGGAACCGTGAGAAGCCGCCCGGCTGGCTCCCGAAATTGATCATCAACTCGACGGGCGCACTGATCAGCTTAATCGTAACGGTGATGTTCTTCCTGACCAAATTTCCACAGGTATGGCCGGTCCTTGTTTTCCTGCCGCTGATTATCTACCTGTTCCACCGGATACGGAAGCATTATGAGGCGGTGGCTGACCAATTGAGACTGAGCACTTGCGAGCCTTCCATCCCCATTGACGGCAATGTGATCATCCTTCCGGTTGCAGGCATCACGCATGTGGTGGAGAATTCTCTGAATTACGCCAAAACGCTGTCGGCGCATCAGATCATTGCTGTATACGTTGCGTTCGAACGCGAGGATGAAGCGGTGTTTGAGGAAAAATGGGCCAAATGGCAGCCGGATGTCCGGCTCGTCACCCTGTATTCGCCATACCGCAGCATCATCCAGCCGCTCGTGAAGTTTATCGACACCGTCCAGCGGAAGGCGAGCGAGTCGAACTTTAAGGTAACGGTCATCATTCCGCAGTTTATTCCACGAAAAGGCTGGCATAATATTCTTCATAACCAGTCGGGTCTCTTGATCCGCACCAATCTGCTCTACCGGCGTAATGTGGTCGTTACGACTGTGCCGTTCCATCTGAAGAAATGA
- the gyrA gene encoding DNA gyrase subunit A encodes MSSLSEQFLPAFLEEVVGDRFGRYSKYIIQDRAIPDVRDGLKPVQRRILYAMYDSGNTPDKAYRKSAKTVGDVMGNYHPHGDSSIYEGMVRMAQPWKMGHVLVDGHGNWGSMDDDPAAAMRYTEARLSPIAMEMLRDIEKRTVLFKDNFDNSAKEPVVLPSRYPNLLVNGTSGISAGFATEIPPHNLRETIDACIAVMQKPEIELEEIMTFIKGPDFPTGGLIMAGDGIMDAYRTGKGRIYLRSKTEIENVRGGKQQIIITEIPFQVVKSRLVTAMENIRLEKKVDGIAEVRDESGREGLRIVVELKKEADAQSILAYLLKKTDLQVTYNFNMVAIVNKAPQQLGLKAILEAYIAHQREVVTHRTQFDLDRAEDRAHVLEGLVKALNILDEVIAAIKASKNRQDAQNNLVWMFGFSERQADSILTLQLYRLTNLEIRTLEKELEETEKKIASLRSILESDKKLVSVIRKELMEIRDKYGIERRAAIQGEVEEIKVSLEALVNAEDVLVTLSAEGYIKRTSMLSFTRSGGDRKSSGAKEGDYVTKLMDVNTRDSLLIFTRKGQYFLLPVHQIPDFKWKDPGTAIVNVIGLSKEDGIADVIPVSGLDEPGLSLFFVTRKGQVKRTELKEYATSRSGAVAACKVAPDDEVLSVLLSGGDQDLMLITREGMSIRFRENEVNPMGRVAGGVKGIQLREGDEVAACFRVSDDEGEVFVLSDLGYGKRSLLLDYIPQSRGGKGVQTFEFKEGKRVKPNGSRIAGAFYCKEPVPVTAITKDGHIFELTTESAPIAERKSIGKLLVSLDKKDEIIQVHRSVD; translated from the coding sequence ATGAGCAGTTTATCCGAACAATTTCTGCCGGCGTTTCTGGAGGAAGTCGTCGGCGACCGCTTTGGGCGGTATTCCAAATATATCATTCAGGACCGGGCCATCCCCGATGTGCGCGACGGGCTGAAGCCCGTGCAGCGCCGAATTCTGTACGCCATGTATGATTCCGGCAACACGCCAGACAAGGCTTACCGGAAGTCGGCGAAGACCGTCGGAGACGTAATGGGCAACTATCATCCCCATGGAGATTCCTCCATCTACGAAGGCATGGTCCGGATGGCGCAGCCTTGGAAAATGGGCCATGTGCTTGTCGACGGTCATGGCAACTGGGGCTCGATGGACGATGATCCCGCCGCAGCGATGCGGTATACCGAGGCGCGTCTGTCGCCGATCGCCATGGAGATGCTCCGCGACATCGAGAAGCGTACGGTGCTCTTCAAGGACAACTTCGATAACTCGGCCAAGGAGCCGGTGGTGCTGCCGTCCCGTTATCCGAATCTGCTGGTGAACGGAACGAGCGGAATTTCGGCCGGCTTCGCCACCGAAATTCCGCCGCATAATCTGCGGGAGACGATCGATGCCTGCATCGCGGTTATGCAGAAGCCGGAGATTGAACTTGAAGAAATCATGACCTTCATCAAAGGTCCGGATTTTCCGACAGGCGGCCTGATCATGGCCGGTGACGGTATTATGGATGCCTACCGAACAGGCAAAGGCCGCATTTATTTGCGCTCCAAGACGGAGATTGAGAATGTCCGTGGCGGCAAGCAGCAAATTATAATTACGGAAATCCCGTTCCAGGTCGTGAAATCCCGTCTCGTTACCGCTATGGAGAACATCCGTCTGGAGAAGAAGGTTGACGGGATAGCCGAAGTGCGCGACGAGAGCGGACGTGAAGGCCTGCGGATCGTCGTTGAACTGAAGAAAGAGGCCGACGCCCAGAGCATCCTTGCCTATCTGCTGAAGAAGACGGACCTTCAGGTGACCTATAACTTCAACATGGTGGCTATCGTCAACAAGGCGCCGCAGCAGCTTGGCCTTAAGGCGATTCTGGAGGCCTACATCGCGCATCAGCGCGAGGTCGTAACGCATCGCACCCAGTTTGATCTGGACCGTGCCGAGGACCGGGCTCATGTGCTGGAGGGTCTGGTTAAGGCGCTCAACATACTGGACGAGGTTATCGCCGCCATCAAGGCGTCGAAGAACCGCCAGGATGCCCAGAACAACCTGGTGTGGATGTTCGGCTTCAGCGAGCGCCAGGCGGATTCCATCCTGACCCTGCAGCTGTACCGGCTGACCAATCTCGAAATCCGGACGCTGGAGAAAGAACTGGAGGAGACGGAGAAGAAGATCGCCTCGCTCCGGTCCATACTCGAGAGCGACAAGAAGCTGGTAAGCGTCATTCGCAAGGAACTGATGGAAATCCGCGACAAGTATGGCATCGAACGCCGTGCCGCCATTCAGGGTGAAGTCGAGGAGATCAAAGTCAGCCTCGAAGCGCTGGTCAATGCCGAGGATGTGCTGGTTACGCTGTCGGCAGAAGGTTATATCAAGCGGACAAGTATGCTGTCTTTCACCCGTTCAGGCGGAGACCGGAAGTCATCCGGTGCGAAGGAAGGCGACTACGTCACGAAGCTGATGGATGTGAATACGCGGGACAGCCTGCTGATTTTTACGCGCAAGGGCCAATATTTCCTGCTCCCGGTCCATCAGATTCCCGACTTCAAATGGAAGGACCCCGGCACTGCAATCGTCAATGTGATCGGCCTGTCCAAAGAAGACGGCATCGCCGACGTTATTCCGGTAAGCGGTCTGGATGAGCCGGGTCTCAGCCTGTTCTTCGTCACCCGCAAAGGTCAGGTCAAGCGTACGGAGCTTAAGGAATACGCAACTAGCCGAAGCGGAGCCGTAGCCGCTTGCAAGGTAGCCCCCGATGACGAAGTGCTCTCAGTTCTGCTGAGCGGGGGAGATCAGGATCTGATGCTGATTACCCGTGAAGGCATGAGTATCCGGTTCCGTGAGAACGAAGTGAACCCGATGGGCCGTGTGGCCGGCGGTGTCAAAGGCATACAGCTGCGCGAAGGCGACGAAGTGGCAGCCTGCTTCCGGGTGTCGGACGATGAGGGTGAGGTATTTGTACTAAGCGATCTCGGCTATGGCAAACGCAGCCTGCTGCTGGATTATATCCCGCAGAGCCGGGGCGGCAAGGGTGTTCAGACCTTTGAATTCAAAGAAGGCAAGCGTGTCAAGCCTAACGGCAGCCGGATCGCAGGCGCATTCTACTGCAAGGAGCCAGTGCCGGTTACCGCAATTACAAAGGACGGACACATATTCGAGCTTACCACGGAGTCCGCGCCGATTGCCGAGCGCAAGTCGATTGGCAAGCTGCTCGTATCGCTGGACAAGAAAGACGAAATTATACAAGTGCACCGTTCGGTCGACTAG
- a CDS encoding 50S ribosomal protein L25, translating into MSETVRLIERAGKPSAQRRQGLVPVVIYGAGSESLSLSADAKTVDNILSRNPRAILKAEIPAAGTKDVIINEVQRQPLTKKLLHIDFHVIDMKTELETKVALHFTGTAEGVKDGGIQTVELHEIDIRTLPDKLEPTLEVDVSGLAIGDQLFVSDLPKHEGWEVLNDPETLVVKIAPPAVTEEPTAEEGEAPAAVEEAAEGTEGKEA; encoded by the coding sequence ATGAGTGAAACAGTACGTTTGATCGAAAGAGCCGGGAAGCCTTCCGCACAGCGGAGACAAGGCCTCGTGCCAGTCGTTATCTACGGTGCGGGTTCGGAGTCTCTTTCCTTAAGTGCGGATGCTAAGACGGTAGACAATATTCTGAGCAGAAATCCGCGGGCAATTCTGAAAGCGGAAATCCCGGCTGCGGGAACCAAGGACGTTATCATCAATGAAGTCCAGCGCCAGCCTCTGACGAAGAAGCTGCTGCACATCGACTTCCATGTTATCGATATGAAGACCGAGCTGGAAACGAAGGTTGCCCTTCACTTTACGGGTACGGCTGAAGGTGTGAAGGATGGCGGCATCCAGACCGTAGAGCTGCATGAGATCGACATCCGCACGCTGCCGGACAAGCTGGAGCCGACGCTTGAGGTGGACGTCAGCGGCCTGGCGATCGGCGACCAGCTGTTCGTCTCCGACCTGCCGAAGCATGAAGGCTGGGAGGTACTGAACGATCCGGAGACGCTGGTCGTCAAGATCGCTCCGCCGGCTGTAACGGAAGAACCGACAGCCGAAGAGGGTGAAGCGCCAGCAGCGGTTGAAGAGGCAGCCGAGGGTACGGAAGGCAAGGAAGCCTGA
- a CDS encoding GNAT family N-acetyltransferase, which yields MTTIETLEQIEDLQRRVEEYDGISLKLNWDSLRRGPESGGAEIRLSYEDGLIVGFIGIYPFGSEAEVCGMVRPGYRRRGIFTALWKQAYEAISRIGAETILLNAPAASASAAPFLRTLPLVLNHAEYQMKWDESKAVENGALERELSEDKITLRPARPDETPLLASLDSSGFGMNLEEAAEMLKDIAEESGTEHIIIEYAGEAAGKLRLWTEDNETWIYGFTVDEKLRGKGIGRSALLQTIARERHHGNGINLEVALDNPNALKLYESSGFIIINKQDYYRYNG from the coding sequence TTGACAACGATCGAAACATTGGAACAGATTGAAGATTTGCAGCGGCGCGTCGAGGAATATGACGGTATTTCGCTGAAGCTGAACTGGGATTCTCTGCGCAGAGGTCCCGAAAGTGGAGGAGCTGAAATCAGGCTGTCCTACGAGGACGGTCTGATTGTTGGCTTTATCGGCATCTATCCTTTCGGCAGCGAAGCCGAAGTCTGCGGGATGGTTCGCCCGGGATACCGGAGACGGGGCATATTCACCGCGCTCTGGAAGCAGGCATATGAAGCGATCTCCCGCATCGGAGCCGAAACCATCTTGCTGAATGCCCCTGCGGCCTCGGCATCAGCAGCCCCTTTCCTGCGGACACTGCCGCTGGTCCTTAACCATGCGGAATATCAAATGAAATGGGACGAATCCAAGGCTGTGGAGAACGGCGCCTTGGAGCGCGAGTTGTCGGAGGACAAGATCACCCTCCGTCCGGCGCGGCCGGACGAGACCCCGCTGCTGGCCTCGCTGGACAGCAGCGGATTCGGAATGAATCTTGAAGAGGCCGCTGAGATGCTCAAGGATATCGCGGAGGAGAGCGGCACCGAGCATATTATCATTGAGTATGCCGGGGAGGCAGCGGGGAAGCTTCGGTTGTGGACGGAGGATAACGAAACCTGGATTTACGGGTTTACTGTCGATGAGAAGCTCAGAGGAAAAGGCATCGGCCGCAGCGCGCTCCTTCAGACCATAGCCCGGGAGCGGCATCACGGGAACGGAATTAATCTGGAGGTTGCCCTTGATAACCCGAATGCTCTAAAGCTGTATGAAAGCAGCGGATTTATCATTATCAACAAGCAGGATTACTACCGTTATAACGGATAA
- a CDS encoding flavodoxin yields MVRILVVYASLTGNTEEMAELIAEGIRQAGNEAVLKEVHECNADEITTYDGAILGAYTWGDGELPDEFLDFYEEMDDLDLKGRKAAAFGSGDTGYAIYCGAVDLLEQKLAERGAKLVQPGLKIEYGPTSAEKEECRRFGQRFSEACLPVT; encoded by the coding sequence ATGGTCCGAATTTTGGTGGTCTATGCCAGTCTGACCGGCAACACCGAAGAAATGGCGGAGCTTATCGCGGAAGGCATCCGTCAAGCCGGCAATGAGGCTGTGCTGAAAGAAGTCCATGAATGCAATGCTGATGAAATCACAACCTATGACGGAGCGATTCTCGGCGCATATACATGGGGTGACGGCGAGCTTCCCGACGAGTTCCTGGATTTCTATGAAGAGATGGATGATCTGGACCTGAAGGGCCGTAAGGCCGCCGCCTTCGGCAGCGGGGATACCGGCTATGCTATATACTGCGGTGCAGTGGACCTGCTTGAGCAGAAGCTTGCGGAGAGAGGCGCCAAGCTTGTCCAGCCGGGACTTAAGATCGAATACGGACCTACATCCGCCGAGAAAGAGGAGTGCCGGCGCTTCGGACAACGTTTCTCTGAAGCCTGCCTTCCGGTAACATGA
- a CDS encoding RluA family pseudouridine synthase → MADKNGGQAAGQPAQDIEILYEDNHLLGVVKPVNIPVQEDATGDPDLLTLLKEDIKRRYDKPGNVFMGLVHRLDRPVGGAMIFAKTSKAASRLSENVRNRSFRKVYLTVVHGELPAPSGRLRNFLLKNAKTNTVTVVRQGTQDAKEAVLDYTVLSKAEGFSLVKINLLTGRPHQIRVQLAHAGCPLYGDQKYGPSVNKPGQQIALWSSLVGFPHPVTKEEINLVSLPPRSFPWSLWSRDIQEQSLAEVSEET, encoded by the coding sequence ATGGCGGACAAGAACGGCGGACAAGCCGCTGGCCAGCCTGCTCAGGACATTGAAATCCTGTATGAGGATAACCACCTGCTAGGTGTTGTCAAGCCGGTAAATATCCCTGTTCAGGAAGACGCGACTGGAGATCCCGACCTGCTGACACTGCTCAAGGAGGATATCAAGCGGCGGTACGACAAGCCGGGCAATGTCTTTATGGGACTTGTCCACCGGCTGGACCGGCCCGTCGGAGGCGCCATGATCTTCGCCAAGACATCCAAAGCCGCCTCCCGGCTCTCGGAGAATGTTCGTAACCGCAGCTTCCGGAAAGTCTATTTAACCGTTGTGCACGGCGAACTTCCGGCTCCAAGCGGACGGCTGCGCAACTTCCTCCTGAAGAATGCGAAGACGAATACCGTCACCGTAGTGCGGCAGGGAACGCAGGACGCCAAGGAGGCTGTGCTCGATTATACGGTGCTGTCCAAGGCGGAGGGCTTCAGTCTGGTCAAGATCAACCTGCTGACCGGACGGCCTCACCAAATTCGGGTGCAGCTTGCCCATGCCGGCTGCCCCCTCTATGGCGACCAGAAATACGGCCCTTCCGTCAACAAGCCCGGCCAGCAGATCGCACTCTGGTCATCGCTTGTCGGCTTCCCGCACCCGGTCACCAAAGAGGAAATCAATCTCGTCTCCCTGCCTCCCCGCTCCTTTCCCTGGAGCCTGTGGAGCAGAGACATTCAGGAGCAGTCACTCGCAGAAGTCTCCGAAGAGACTTAA
- a CDS encoding MarR family winged helix-turn-helix transcriptional regulator has product MNSFEFSKIWHKILKDYKVHMETKLAPTLTDAQLTVLELVQERGAAKPSDLAPHLATSAAAVTMLLDRMERGGLIVRDRDAADRRIVWVSITDLGRMETARGLKVRSDFFAGVLDHISAHNQQLLLYLMGKLVAPGNESTTLELSRQT; this is encoded by the coding sequence GTGAACTCCTTTGAATTCAGTAAAATCTGGCATAAAATTCTGAAGGATTACAAGGTTCATATGGAGACCAAGCTGGCCCCGACGTTGACCGATGCGCAGCTTACCGTACTTGAGCTCGTACAGGAGCGCGGTGCGGCCAAGCCTTCCGATCTAGCCCCTCACCTGGCGACAAGCGCGGCGGCGGTGACCATGCTCCTCGACCGGATGGAGCGGGGAGGACTAATTGTCCGCGACCGGGATGCGGCGGACCGCCGGATCGTATGGGTAAGCATTACGGATCTGGGGCGAATGGAAACGGCCAGAGGTCTTAAGGTGCGGAGCGATTTCTTCGCCGGAGTGCTGGATCATATCTCCGCCCATAATCAGCAGCTGCTGCTGTATTTGATGGGCAAGCTGGTAGCTCCGGGCAATGAATCAACGACGTTGGAGCTGAGCAGACAAACCTGA